In Flavobacterium sp. N3904, one DNA window encodes the following:
- the htpG gene encoding molecular chaperone HtpG, translated as MTTGKINVSVENIFPLIKKFLYSDHEIFLRELISNGTDATLKLKHLTSIGEAKVEYGTPIIEVKIDKEGKKIHIIDQGLGMTADEVEKYINQVAFSGAEEFLDKYKDSAKDSGIIGHFGLGFYSAFMVAEKVEIITKSYKDEPAAHWTCDGSPEFTLEPADKTTRGTEIILHIADDSLEFLEDFKINSLLNKYNKFMPIPIKFGTKKEKIEQKKGEFVESEDKENTFTEVEVDNIINNPNPAWTKQPTELSDEDYKNFYREVYPMQFEEPLFHIHLNVDYPFNLTGILYFPKLGSDLQIQKDKIQLYQNQVYVTDNVEGIVPEFLMMLRGVVDSPDIPLNVSRSGLQADGAVKKISNYITRKVADKLKSLFTENREDFEQKWNDIKIVLEYGMLSEDKFYEKAGAFVLYPTVDDKYFTLEELKENLKEKQTDKDGKLIVLYAGNKEAQHSYIEIAKEKGYEVLLLDSPIISHLIQKIEGDNSGLHFVRVDSDHIDNLIKKEETTISKLSEDEKESLKTSLETYIPKAYTVQLEALDSNAAPFIITQPEFMRRMKEMSQSGGGGMFGMGNMPEMYNLVVNTNSDLATNILNNKDKSAQENLVKQALDLAKLSQNLLKGEELTAFVKRSFDLIK; from the coding sequence ATGACAACAGGTAAAATTAATGTTTCGGTTGAAAACATCTTTCCCTTAATCAAGAAATTCTTATATAGTGATCACGAAATTTTCTTGCGTGAATTGATTTCAAACGGAACCGATGCGACTTTAAAATTAAAACACCTTACCAGCATTGGTGAAGCCAAAGTAGAATATGGCACTCCAATTATTGAAGTTAAAATTGATAAAGAAGGAAAAAAAATCCACATTATTGATCAAGGTCTGGGAATGACCGCCGATGAAGTTGAAAAATACATTAATCAAGTTGCTTTTTCTGGAGCCGAAGAATTCTTAGACAAATACAAAGATTCTGCCAAAGATTCAGGAATTATTGGTCATTTTGGACTTGGATTTTACTCTGCTTTTATGGTTGCCGAAAAAGTGGAAATTATTACTAAATCTTACAAAGATGAACCGGCTGCGCACTGGACTTGCGACGGAAGTCCTGAGTTTACCTTGGAACCAGCTGACAAAACTACACGCGGAACTGAAATTATATTGCATATTGCCGATGATTCTCTTGAATTTCTTGAAGATTTCAAAATCAATAGCTTATTAAATAAGTACAATAAGTTCATGCCGATTCCAATTAAATTTGGAACTAAAAAAGAAAAAATAGAGCAGAAAAAGGGAGAATTTGTTGAATCTGAAGACAAAGAAAATACTTTTACAGAAGTAGAAGTTGACAATATCATCAACAACCCAAATCCGGCTTGGACTAAACAACCAACAGAACTTTCTGATGAAGATTACAAAAATTTCTACCGTGAAGTGTATCCAATGCAGTTTGAAGAACCATTGTTTCATATTCACTTAAATGTTGATTATCCGTTTAATTTAACTGGTATTTTGTATTTCCCAAAATTGGGTTCTGATTTGCAAATTCAGAAAGACAAAATCCAATTGTATCAAAACCAAGTGTACGTAACGGATAATGTAGAAGGAATTGTTCCTGAATTCTTGATGATGCTTCGTGGTGTTGTTGATTCTCCGGATATTCCTTTGAATGTTTCTCGTTCAGGATTACAGGCTGATGGTGCTGTTAAGAAAATATCAAACTATATCACTCGTAAAGTTGCCGATAAATTGAAATCTTTGTTTACAGAAAATCGTGAAGATTTTGAACAAAAATGGAACGACATTAAAATTGTTCTCGAATACGGAATGCTATCTGAGGATAAATTCTATGAAAAAGCAGGAGCTTTTGTTTTGTACCCAACAGTAGACGACAAATACTTCACTCTTGAAGAATTGAAAGAAAACCTAAAAGAAAAACAAACCGATAAAGACGGAAAACTGATTGTTCTATATGCAGGAAATAAAGAAGCACAACACTCTTATATCGAAATTGCAAAAGAAAAAGGATATGAAGTATTGCTTTTGGACTCTCCAATTATCTCGCATTTAATTCAAAAAATTGAGGGAGATAATAGCGGATTGCATTTTGTACGTGTCGATTCAGACCATATTGACAACTTAATCAAAAAAGAAGAGACTACAATATCAAAATTATCAGAAGATGAAAAAGAAAGTTTAAAAACTTCTTTAGAAACTTATATTCCAAAAGCATACACGGTTCAACTGGAAGCTTTAGATAGCAATGCAGCTCCATTTATCATCACGCAACCAGAATTTATGCGTAGAATGAAAGAAATGAGTCAATCTGGTGGTGGCGGAATGTTTGGAATGGGAAATATGCCAGAAATGTATAATTTGGTAGTTAATACCAACTCAGATTTGGCTACTAACATTTTAAATAACAAAGATAAATCGGCACAAGAAAACTTGGTTAAACAAGCTTTAGACTTGGCTAAATTATCTCAAAACCTATTGAAAGGCGAAGAACTTACAGCTTTTGTAAAGAGAAGTTTTGATTTGATAAAATAG
- a CDS encoding lipocalin family protein gives MRKILLVCTLAILVFACKSAPVTPTAPAPVSNAPASKLDKTSQVGMKGNWQITNVSYPGSEYIKVNSFNLADSKCFIGSTWNFISNNNKGSLTLNNSNCTAFTSAITWYVNKEGQFVLKILDEGLKSRKVTTGFVLGVANQSENSFQLIDKINVGNNPTDVVYQFQRVN, from the coding sequence ATGAGAAAAATTCTTTTAGTATGCACTTTAGCCATTTTGGTTTTTGCATGTAAATCTGCCCCCGTAACTCCTACTGCACCAGCGCCAGTGTCAAACGCACCAGCATCAAAATTAGACAAGACTAGTCAGGTTGGAATGAAAGGGAATTGGCAAATTACAAATGTGTCTTATCCAGGTTCAGAGTATATAAAGGTTAACTCGTTTAATCTGGCCGATTCAAAATGTTTTATTGGGAGCACTTGGAATTTTATTTCAAATAATAATAAAGGCTCTTTGACGCTGAATAATTCAAATTGTACTGCTTTTACTTCCGCAATTACTTGGTATGTAAATAAAGAAGGACAATTTGTTTTGAAAATTTTGGATGAAGGGTTGAAGTCTAGAAAGGTTACTACAGGTTTTGTTCTTGGTGTTGCCAATCAATCTGAAAATTCATTTCAATTGATTGATAAAATAAATGTAGGTAATAATCCAACGGATGTTGTTTACCAATTTCAAAGAGTTAATTAA
- a CDS encoding OmpA family protein — protein MKKITIIGLSSLFVLSMFFTSCDSVKNANNTQKGAGIGAVAGGVIGAVLGNNLGHGGNAALGAAIGAAVGGGTGALIGNSMDKQAREIDQALPGADVERVGEGIHLVLNENAVRFDVNKATLTPQAKANLDKLVPVFNSYPDTNIEIFGYTDNTGKPEYNLTLSQKRAESVKQYLISKGLAASRFKTSGYGIADPIASNDTAEGKSQNRRVEFAITANDKMVQDAKKAQ, from the coding sequence ATGAAAAAAATAACAATTATAGGTTTAAGCAGTTTGTTTGTATTAAGTATGTTTTTTACAAGTTGTGATTCGGTAAAAAATGCCAATAATACTCAAAAAGGAGCAGGAATAGGTGCAGTTGCCGGAGGAGTTATAGGTGCAGTACTAGGAAATAATTTGGGACATGGAGGAAATGCCGCCTTAGGAGCTGCCATTGGTGCAGCTGTGGGTGGAGGAACTGGAGCCTTGATAGGAAACAGCATGGACAAGCAGGCAAGAGAGATTGATCAGGCTTTGCCAGGAGCTGATGTTGAGCGAGTAGGAGAGGGAATTCATTTGGTTTTGAATGAAAATGCAGTTCGTTTTGATGTAAATAAAGCTACTTTGACTCCACAGGCTAAAGCTAATTTAGATAAATTAGTTCCGGTATTTAATTCTTATCCAGATACGAATATAGAGATTTTTGGTTATACCGATAATACTGGAAAACCAGAATATAACTTGACATTATCTCAGAAAAGAGCTGAATCGGTGAAGCAATATTTAATTTCAAAAGGATTGGCGGCAAGTAGATTTAAAACTTCGGGTTACGGAATTGCAGATCCAATTGCTAGTAATGATACCGCTGAAGGCAAAAGCCAAAACCGTCGTGTAGAGTTTGCTATTACAGCAAATGATAAAATGGTTCAAGACGCCAAAAAAGCGCAATAG
- a CDS encoding ABC transporter ATP-binding protein, whose protein sequence is MLQIQNISFGYTEKTIIQNVDFTVAKGQNIAILGESGCGKSTLLKLIYGMYDLDQGRIFYNETEILGPKYNLIPGMPFMKYLAQDFDLMPYETVAENVGKFLSNGFLPLKKLRIQELLEMVEMTEFANVKAKLLSGGQQQRVALARVLALEPEVLLLDEPFSHIDNFRKNALRRNLFAYLKKKGITCFIATHDSTDALSFSDETLVLYQGRIIEKGPSADIYNYPLNRYVASLFGEVNELKLSQLMPIDGEDEIILLYPHQLKVNENGSLKAVVKESFFKGSRYLIKAVFDRKVIFFEHETALELNQEVILKIS, encoded by the coding sequence ATGCTTCAAATTCAAAATATTTCTTTCGGATATACCGAGAAAACCATTATCCAGAATGTAGATTTTACAGTTGCCAAAGGGCAAAATATTGCTATTCTTGGTGAGAGTGGTTGTGGGAAAAGCACACTTTTAAAGCTTATTTACGGCATGTATGACTTAGATCAGGGTCGCATTTTTTATAATGAGACAGAGATTCTGGGTCCCAAATACAATTTGATTCCGGGAATGCCATTTATGAAATATTTGGCACAAGATTTTGATTTGATGCCTTATGAAACCGTTGCCGAAAATGTGGGGAAGTTTTTGTCTAATGGCTTTTTACCTCTTAAAAAACTTCGCATTCAAGAATTGTTGGAGATGGTCGAAATGACAGAATTTGCCAATGTAAAAGCAAAATTGTTGAGTGGCGGACAGCAACAAAGGGTAGCTTTGGCTAGAGTATTGGCGTTGGAACCGGAAGTTTTATTGCTCGATGAGCCCTTTAGTCATATAGATAATTTTAGAAAAAATGCATTGCGCCGTAATTTGTTTGCTTATTTGAAGAAAAAAGGAATTACCTGTTTTATTGCCACTCATGACAGTACCGATGCGCTTTCTTTCTCTGATGAAACTTTGGTTTTGTACCAAGGCAGAATTATAGAAAAAGGACCTTCGGCAGACATTTATAATTATCCTTTAAATAGATATGTAGCCTCTCTTTTTGGCGAAGTAAACGAGCTTAAACTTTCACAATTGATGCCCATTGATGGAGAAGACGAAATTATTTTATTATACCCACATCAATTAAAGGTGAATGAAAACGGCAGCCTGAAAGCCGTAGTTAAGGAATCTTTTTTTAAAGGAAGCCGCTATTTGATCAAAGCTGTTTTTGACAGGAAAGTCATTTTCTTCGAACATGAAACTGCTTTAGAACTGAATCAAGAAGTAATTTTGAAGATTTCTTAG
- a CDS encoding alpha/beta hydrolase family protein, with protein sequence MKIKFPLFLFLCMGLSSIAQENLNYQKPSKTILDLADYQRAPSVSMDTKKEYMLLSYRDTYKTLDDLNQEELRLGGLRINPITNISSTVTYINNIKLRKVADKNEIQINGLPANPRISNIVWSPNYKKILFLNTIETGVEMWVLDIASAKATKLTDATVNANLGTPFSWFNDNETILVKMLPKNRAALLDSKKDLPTGPIISNSEGTKSQNRTYPDMLKNKNDEINFENIITSELYKVTLDGKATLFKTAAMFASERLSPDGNYIMLTTIQKPFSYIVPINRFPSKSVVYDKNGAEIKIVNELPLNEIMPKGFMAVRKGKREMSWRNDKPATLYYAVALDEGDPANKADFRDEIFLWDAPFTANPTSMVKTPQRFSGIIWGNETVAIVSDEWYDTRNTKTYLINPSDSNQKPKVITDRNSQDIYADPGNFETRKNQYNKNILAIENNNAFLIGEGFTKDGQFPFIDEFNLKTLLSKRLYTSPYKDKKEDLLEIEDFKTGKILVMIQSKNEYPNYYFRNIKQKNSLTPITTFENPFESIKNVSKEVIKYKRKDGVELSGTLYLPEVYDKVKKEKLPLLIWAYPAEYKDKSSAGQSSQNPNEFTFPYYGSFVYWVTKGYVVLDDASFPIIGEGTTEPNDTFITQLVDDAEAAINAVDALGYINTKKVAIGGHSYGAFMTANLLTHSNLFACGIARSGAYNRTLTPFGFQSEQRNYWEVPDVYNTMSPFMNAEKMKTPLLLVHGEADNNPGTFTLQTERYFQALKGLGAPVRMVILPKEAHSYVAKENILHLLWEQDQFLEKYLKN encoded by the coding sequence ATGAAAATAAAATTTCCCTTATTCTTATTTCTATGCATGGGTTTATCGTCCATTGCACAAGAAAACTTAAACTATCAAAAACCATCCAAAACCATTTTAGATTTAGCAGATTATCAAAGAGCTCCTTCGGTTTCTATGGATACTAAAAAAGAGTACATGCTCTTGAGCTACAGAGACACCTATAAAACATTGGACGATTTAAATCAGGAAGAATTGCGTTTAGGAGGTTTGCGAATCAACCCAATAACTAACATATCGAGTACGGTAACCTACATCAACAATATCAAATTAAGAAAAGTTGCCGACAAAAATGAGATACAAATTAATGGTTTACCTGCTAATCCCCGCATCAGCAATATAGTATGGTCACCAAATTACAAAAAAATTCTATTTTTAAACACAATTGAAACAGGGGTTGAAATGTGGGTTTTGGACATCGCTTCCGCAAAAGCAACCAAATTAACCGATGCAACAGTAAATGCAAATCTCGGCACTCCATTTAGTTGGTTTAATGATAACGAAACTATTTTGGTGAAAATGTTGCCCAAAAACAGAGCAGCATTATTAGATTCTAAAAAAGATTTACCAACTGGACCAATAATCTCCAATTCCGAAGGCACAAAATCACAAAACAGGACTTATCCTGACATGTTGAAGAATAAAAATGATGAAATTAATTTTGAAAACATCATTACTTCTGAATTATATAAAGTAACTCTTGACGGAAAAGCAACTTTATTTAAAACAGCAGCTATGTTTGCAAGCGAAAGACTTTCACCTGACGGAAATTATATAATGCTAACCACCATTCAAAAACCATTTTCATATATTGTCCCAATAAATCGTTTTCCTTCAAAATCGGTCGTTTATGACAAAAATGGCGCTGAAATAAAAATAGTAAATGAACTCCCTTTGAATGAAATTATGCCAAAAGGATTTATGGCTGTGCGCAAAGGAAAAAGAGAAATGAGCTGGAGAAACGACAAACCTGCAACATTATATTATGCGGTAGCTTTGGACGAAGGCGACCCCGCAAACAAAGCTGATTTTAGAGACGAAATCTTTTTATGGGACGCTCCTTTTACGGCAAACCCAACTTCAATGGTAAAAACACCACAACGTTTTAGTGGTATTATTTGGGGAAATGAAACAGTTGCCATTGTCTCAGATGAATGGTACGATACCCGAAATACCAAAACCTATTTGATAAATCCATCCGATTCAAATCAAAAACCAAAAGTAATCACAGATAGAAATTCACAAGATATTTATGCAGACCCTGGAAATTTTGAAACCAGAAAAAATCAGTACAATAAAAATATTTTAGCAATAGAAAATAACAATGCTTTCCTTATTGGCGAAGGGTTTACCAAAGACGGACAATTTCCATTTATTGATGAATTCAATCTAAAAACATTACTATCAAAACGTTTATATACTTCACCGTACAAAGACAAGAAGGAAGATTTACTGGAAATTGAAGATTTTAAAACTGGAAAAATTTTGGTTATGATTCAATCCAAAAATGAATATCCCAATTATTATTTTAGAAATATTAAACAAAAAAACAGTCTAACTCCCATAACGACTTTCGAAAATCCATTTGAAAGCATCAAAAACGTTAGCAAGGAAGTGATTAAATACAAACGAAAAGATGGCGTAGAATTATCCGGAACTTTATACTTACCCGAAGTTTATGACAAGGTTAAAAAAGAAAAATTGCCATTATTGATTTGGGCATATCCAGCCGAATATAAAGATAAAAGCAGCGCTGGACAAAGCAGCCAAAACCCAAACGAATTTACGTTTCCTTATTATGGCTCATTTGTGTATTGGGTAACCAAAGGATATGTGGTACTTGATGATGCTTCATTCCCCATAATTGGTGAAGGAACTACAGAACCAAATGATACTTTTATTACACAATTGGTAGATGATGCCGAAGCCGCAATAAATGCAGTAGATGCTTTAGGATACATCAATACCAAAAAGGTGGCTATTGGAGGGCATTCCTACGGAGCCTTTATGACAGCCAATTTATTGACGCATTCCAATCTTTTTGCCTGCGGTATTGCCAGAAGTGGCGCATACAATAGAACATTAACACCATTTGGTTTCCAAAGCGAACAACGCAATTATTGGGAAGTTCCAGATGTATATAATACAATGTCTCCATTTATGAATGCTGAGAAAATGAAAACCCCATTGCTTTTGGTACATGGGGAAGCCGATAATAATCCCGGCACTTTTACTTTACAAACAGAACGTTACTTTCAGGCTCTAAAAGGATTGGGAGCTCCAGTCCGAATGGTAATATTACCAAAAGAAGCGCACAGCTATGTCGCAAAAGAAAATATTTTACATTTACTCTGGGAACAAGACCAATTTTTGGAAAAATATTTAAAAAACTAA
- a CDS encoding 3-oxoacyl-ACP synthase III family protein — protein MYHSKITGLGYYVPENVVTNDDLSKIIDTNDEWIQERTGIQERRHITRGEDTTTTMGVKAAKIAMERSGVAADDIDFVVFATLSPDYYFPGPGVLVQRDLGLRTVGALDVRNQCSGFVYALSVADQYIKTGMYKNILVIGSEVQSTGLDMTTRGRGVSVIFGDGAGAAILSREEDLTKGILSTHLHSEGEHAAELIVKAPGMGGRWVTDILADHDENDESYFPYMNGQFVFKNAVVRFAEVINEGLEANNLKVSDIDMLIPHQANLRISQYIQKKFALTDDQVFNNIQKYGNTTAASIPIALTEAWEQGKIKSGDTVVLAAFGSGFTWASAIIKW, from the coding sequence ATGTACCATTCAAAAATAACAGGATTGGGGTATTATGTCCCAGAAAATGTAGTAACAAACGATGATTTGTCGAAAATCATTGACACCAATGACGAATGGATTCAGGAAAGAACGGGGATTCAGGAACGAAGACATATTACTCGCGGAGAAGACACAACGACAACGATGGGAGTAAAAGCAGCCAAAATTGCTATGGAACGATCGGGTGTTGCTGCAGATGATATCGATTTTGTTGTTTTTGCTACATTAAGTCCGGATTATTATTTTCCAGGACCAGGTGTTTTGGTACAGCGGGATTTAGGTTTGAGAACCGTTGGAGCATTGGATGTACGTAATCAATGTTCCGGTTTTGTGTATGCTCTTTCAGTTGCCGATCAGTATATCAAAACAGGGATGTACAAAAATATTTTGGTAATTGGTTCCGAGGTTCAATCTACAGGATTGGATATGACTACTAGAGGGCGTGGCGTTTCAGTAATTTTTGGTGATGGAGCCGGAGCCGCAATTTTAAGTAGAGAAGAAGATTTGACCAAAGGAATTCTGTCCACTCATTTGCATTCAGAAGGAGAACATGCTGCCGAATTGATTGTGAAAGCACCCGGTATGGGAGGCCGTTGGGTTACCGATATTTTGGCAGATCACGACGAGAATGATGAGAGTTATTTTCCTTATATGAACGGACAATTTGTATTTAAAAATGCAGTGGTTCGTTTTGCGGAAGTTATCAATGAAGGACTCGAAGCCAATAATCTGAAGGTTTCAGATATTGATATGTTGATTCCACATCAAGCCAATTTGAGAATTTCACAGTATATACAAAAGAAATTTGCTTTGACAGATGATCAGGTATTTAATAATATTCAAAAATATGGCAATACAACTGCTGCCTCAATACCAATTGCGCTTACAGAAGCTTGGGAACAAGGAAAAATAAAATCTGGAGATACCGTTGTTTTAGCCGCATTTGGAAGCGGATTTACTTGGGCGAGTGCAATTATTAAGTGGTAA
- the argS gene encoding arginine--tRNA ligase, translating into MSLSTILTPSIEKAIQTLFDVTIDKIEFQTTRKEFEGDITMVIFPLLKLVKCNPVELGNKIGNYLVENVPEVARFNVVSGFLNIVIADSYYLNFFNEIKSVEKFGFVAPSANDKAVMVEYSSPNTNKPLHLGHVRNNLLGYSVAEIIKASGKKVYKTQIINDRGIHICKSMLAWQKFGNGETPESTGLKGDKLVGNYYVAFDKAYKAEITELIEAGKTEEEAKKQAPIIIEAQEMLLKWEAGDEAVKTLWKTMNQWVYDGFAISYKNLGVNFDSFYYESNTYLLGKDVVQIGLEKGIFEKDPDGSVWIDLTDEGLDRKIVLRSDGTAVYMTQDIGTAIQRVKDMPDVGGMVYTVGNEQDYHFKVLFLILKKLGFEWASNLFHLSYGMVDLPSGKMKSREGTVVDADDLMQEMTDTAQKIAEDLGKLDTYSDEEKSKLYNTIGLGALKYYILKVDPKKRILFNPEESVDFAGNTGPFIQYTYARIQSILRKADFDLNAISGITEIHEKEKELVKQLELFPEVIQNAAHNHSPALIANFTYELVREYNSFYQAVSILGETDLNKKIFRVQLSRKVADVIADSFSLLGINVPERM; encoded by the coding sequence ATGTCATTATCCACTATTCTTACTCCATCTATAGAGAAAGCCATTCAGACTTTGTTTGATGTAACCATTGATAAAATAGAGTTTCAAACTACCAGAAAAGAATTTGAAGGCGATATTACGATGGTGATTTTTCCATTGCTTAAATTGGTAAAATGCAACCCCGTTGAATTGGGAAATAAAATTGGAAATTATTTGGTTGAAAATGTTCCGGAAGTAGCCCGTTTTAATGTGGTTTCTGGGTTTTTGAATATTGTTATTGCTGACAGTTACTACTTGAATTTCTTTAACGAAATCAAAAGTGTAGAAAAGTTTGGATTTGTAGCACCTTCGGCAAATGATAAAGCGGTAATGGTAGAATATTCTTCGCCAAACACAAACAAACCATTGCACTTAGGGCATGTTCGTAATAATTTATTGGGATATTCGGTTGCAGAAATTATCAAAGCTTCTGGGAAAAAAGTATACAAAACCCAAATCATCAACGATAGAGGAATTCATATCTGTAAGTCGATGTTGGCCTGGCAGAAGTTCGGAAACGGAGAAACACCAGAGTCGACAGGTTTGAAAGGCGATAAATTGGTGGGTAATTATTATGTTGCTTTTGATAAAGCATACAAAGCGGAAATTACTGAGTTAATAGAAGCGGGAAAAACAGAAGAAGAAGCCAAAAAGCAAGCACCAATAATTATTGAAGCCCAAGAAATGCTTTTAAAATGGGAAGCCGGTGACGAAGCGGTAAAAACACTTTGGAAAACCATGAACCAATGGGTTTATGATGGATTTGCCATAAGCTATAAAAATCTAGGAGTAAACTTTGACAGTTTTTATTACGAAAGCAATACTTATTTGTTAGGCAAAGATGTAGTTCAGATAGGTCTTGAAAAAGGAATTTTCGAAAAAGATCCCGATGGTTCGGTTTGGATTGATTTGACCGACGAAGGATTGGATCGTAAAATTGTGTTGCGTTCGGATGGAACTGCGGTGTACATGACGCAGGATATTGGAACTGCAATTCAACGTGTAAAAGACATGCCAGATGTTGGCGGAATGGTTTATACCGTTGGGAATGAACAGGATTATCACTTTAAAGTATTGTTCTTGATTCTGAAAAAATTAGGATTTGAATGGGCTTCCAATCTTTTTCATTTATCGTACGGAATGGTAGATTTGCCTTCTGGAAAAATGAAAAGCCGTGAGGGAACTGTAGTAGATGCGGATGATTTGATGCAGGAAATGACCGATACCGCCCAAAAAATTGCTGAAGATTTAGGGAAACTAGACACTTATTCTGACGAAGAAAAATCAAAATTATACAATACAATTGGTCTTGGCGCTCTTAAATATTATATTTTAAAAGTAGATCCAAAAAAACGAATCTTGTTTAATCCAGAAGAATCTGTTGATTTTGCTGGAAATACAGGACCATTTATACAATATACCTACGCCAGAATTCAATCGATTTTGAGAAAAGCCGATTTTGATCTTAATGCTATATCGGGTATTACAGAAATACACGAAAAAGAAAAAGAACTAGTTAAGCAACTTGAATTGTTTCCAGAAGTGATTCAGAATGCGGCTCACAATCACAGTCCGGCCTTGATTGCTAATTTTACCTATGAGTTGGTTCGTGAGTATAATTCTTTTTACCAAGCCGTTTCTATACTTGGAGAAACCGATTTGAACAAAAAAATATTCAGAGTGCAATTGTCCAGAAAAGTGGCAGATGTTATTGCCGATTCCTTTAGTTTATTGGGGATAAATGTTCCAGAGAGAATGTAG
- the ffh gene encoding signal recognition particle protein has translation MFDNLSDKLDKAFHILKGHGKITEVNVAETLKEVRRALLDADVNFKIAKDFTTKVKEKAIGQDVLTTLQPGQLLVKLVKDELTELMGGDVAGINLSGNPSIILMSGLQGSGKTTFSGKLANYLQTKKNKKPLLVACDIYRPAAIQQLYVVGDSIGVEVYSEPENKNPVEIAQNAIKHAKANGFNVVIVDTAGRLAVDKEMMDEIAKVHKAIQPQETLFVVDAMTGQDAVNTAKAFNDILNFDGVILTKLDGDTRGGAAISIKSVVNKPIKFVGTGEKMEAIDVFYPNRMAERILGMGDVVSLVERAQEQYDEDEARKIQKKIAKNEFGFDDFLSQIQQVKKMGNMKDLVGMIPGASKAMKDVEIEDDAFKHIEAIIHSMTPIERSKPALIDVKRKTRIAKGSGTKIEQVNQLMKQFEQMSKMMKMMQGPGGKNLMKMMGGMKGGMPGMK, from the coding sequence ATGTTCGATAATTTAAGCGATAAACTAGACAAAGCCTTTCATATATTAAAAGGACACGGAAAAATCACCGAAGTAAACGTTGCCGAAACTTTGAAAGAAGTTCGTCGTGCCTTGCTTGACGCCGATGTCAATTTTAAAATAGCCAAAGATTTTACTACCAAAGTAAAAGAAAAAGCAATTGGTCAAGATGTATTGACCACATTACAACCTGGTCAATTATTGGTGAAGTTAGTCAAAGATGAGCTTACCGAATTGATGGGTGGAGATGTTGCAGGAATCAATCTTTCGGGTAATCCATCGATAATATTAATGTCAGGATTGCAAGGATCTGGAAAAACCACTTTTTCTGGTAAACTGGCCAATTATCTTCAAACCAAAAAGAATAAAAAACCGCTTTTGGTTGCCTGTGATATATATCGCCCAGCGGCTATTCAGCAATTGTATGTTGTTGGAGATTCGATAGGTGTTGAAGTATATTCTGAACCAGAAAATAAAAATCCGGTTGAAATTGCTCAAAATGCAATAAAGCATGCAAAAGCAAATGGGTTTAATGTGGTAATTGTCGATACAGCCGGGCGTCTTGCTGTCGATAAGGAAATGATGGATGAAATTGCCAAAGTGCATAAAGCCATTCAACCACAAGAAACCTTATTTGTTGTAGATGCAATGACAGGTCAGGATGCAGTGAATACAGCAAAAGCATTCAATGATATCTTGAATTTTGATGGGGTTATTTTAACCAAATTAGATGGTGATACTCGTGGTGGAGCTGCGATTTCTATCAAATCGGTAGTGAACAAACCGATTAAGTTTGTTGGTACAGGGGAGAAAATGGAAGCCATTGATGTTTTCTATCCAAATCGTATGGCGGAGCGTATCCTTGGTATGGGGGATGTTGTGTCTTTGGTAGAAAGAGCTCAAGAGCAATATGACGAAGACGAAGCCAGAAAAATTCAAAAGAAAATCGCCAAAAACGAATTTGGTTTTGACGATTTCTTGTCCCAAATTCAGCAGGTAAAAAAAATGGGTAATATGAAAGACTTGGTTGGGATGATACCAGGTGCTTCAAAAGCCATGAAAGATGTAGAAATAGAAGATGATGCTTTCAAACACATTGAAGCCATTATTCACTCAATGACTCCAATCGAAAGAAGTAAGCCAGCATTGATCGATGTAAAAAGAAAAACGAGAATTGCCAAGGGTTCCGGGACAAAAATTGAACAAGTCAATCAGTTGATGAAACAGTTCGAACAAATGAGTAAAATGATGAAGATGATGCAAGGGCCAGGTGGAAAAAATCTAATGAAAATGATGGGCGGAATGAAAGGCGGAATGCCAGGAATGAAATAA